AAGTTAGCTTTGAAGGCTATAGATAATGGGGTATCAGCTCTGAGAATAAATCCTGGTAACATAGGAAATGAAGAAAGAGTAAATTTAGTTGCAAAAAAAGCTAAAGAAAATGGAATACCTATAAGAATAGGGGTAAACTCTGGTTCACTAGAAAAAGATATATTAAATAAATATGGTGGAGTTTGCTCTGATGCTTTAGTGGAAAGTGCATTAAGGCATGTTGAAATTTTAAATAAAGTAGATTTTCATGATATAGTTATATCTATAAAATCTTCAAATGTAAATCAAATGATAGAAAGCTATAAAAAGATATCTTCTAAGGTTAATTATCCTTTACACTTAGGTGTAACGGAAGCAGGAACACCTTGGAGAGGTATAATAAAATCTAGTATAGGTATAGGAGCTTTGTTATCTGAAGGTATAGGAGATACTATAAGGGTTTCTTTAACAGGGGATCCTATAGAGGAAGTTAAAGTTGGGAAAGAAATATTGAGATCTTTAAATTTATATAATAAGGGCATAGAATTTATTTCTTGTCCTACCTGTGGAAGAACAGAGATAAATTTAATAAAAATAGCTGAGGAAGTTGAAAAAAGACTTGAAGATGTTGATAAGAATATTAAAGTAGCTATTATGGGATGCGTAGTTAATGGACCTGGTGAAGCAAGAGAATCAGATATAGGCATTGCTGGTGGGAAAGGCTATGGCTTAATATTTAAAA
This window of the Clostridium cochlearium genome carries:
- the ispG gene encoding flavodoxin-dependent (E)-4-hydroxy-3-methylbut-2-enyl-diphosphate synthase; translation: MNKKETVKIKIGDIFIGGDSPITVQSMTNTDTRNVEETVKQIKKLEEVNCDIIRCAVPDEEACDALTEIIKKINIPLVADIHFDYKLALKAIDNGVSALRINPGNIGNEERVNLVAKKAKENGIPIRIGVNSGSLEKDILNKYGGVCSDALVESALRHVEILNKVDFHDIVISIKSSNVNQMIESYKKISSKVNYPLHLGVTEAGTPWRGIIKSSIGIGALLSEGIGDTIRVSLTGDPIEEVKVGKEILRSLNLYNKGIEFISCPTCGRTEINLIKIAEEVEKRLEDVDKNIKVAIMGCVVNGPGEARESDIGIAGGKGYGLIFKKGKIIKKVKEEDLVEGLIEEIRNM